The Hippoglossus hippoglossus isolate fHipHip1 chromosome 16, fHipHip1.pri, whole genome shotgun sequence genomic sequence gatttcctcttcttcagtgGCGCTCGGACGGTCGGCTCGGGTGCGTTCGAATCTCTGGCTTGAAGTGTGATGCGACCACTgaaattcaaaaacacattttctttaacaggTGATTTCATTTGTGTGGAGACGTCACAAATCACAAACTGTAGtgcatttaatgttttaatgactTTCTGACACTTCAGGGCTTTTCCCTTTCTGACGTTTCAATGgttaaataatatttgaaaacCATCTCCTGCACAAATGAACTATTCTGTGTGAGATGTCATTCAAGCACTAAGATGGAGCTGAGTGATGAAGGGGCTCTGACCACATGTCCTTCATGTGTTAGCAGCAGCTGCTCACCTGCGTCTGGACATGGTGTCGATGGATctgttcctctgctgcagagacacaagagaCACAAGTGAGACATTGGACTTTAATGTCACAGAAGCACAAAGTGAACTGAGTCCAGGTCCCCAGTGGCTCCATGACGTGGAGCCACTGGGCCCCATGGTCTCATGTTCGAGTCCGAGAGTCCCTAACATCACAGAACCACATCACATGATGTTATCAAGACTGGAACCAGTCAGAAGTCCTGAAGGGAACCAGAGAAACCAGCAGGAGGAAGAATCtcagtgtgaagctgcttcCAGCTTGAGGTTAGCTTGTGATAACAGTGTTAGCTCGTGTAAAGTGGCTCCACAGACACGATAACGACCAACTAACGAAGCCGAACCCCCACACACGACCCCCTGGAAGTCAGGGCTGAATACTGGTGCTGAGCTACTGGTCCACCCGGAGATAGTGACGAGTTAGTGGGGAGTTGGtgggagaagcagcagaggtcTGGTGCTGGGAGCTAGTAGCCGCAGCTCACAGGGAGGGGGGCTGCTCGCTGCCTcgatttcacacaaaaaaaacacggAAAAGCTTCGTTAAAGTCGGACTTTGAGAACCTGAGCCTCGAGCCACAGGTCTGGTCCCGCTCCCGAGGCAGGTCGACGGGTCCAGGCCCAGAAAACACGAGCTTTATCCGGGGATCAAACTCAAAGACGCGCCAATTTGAGCGACGCAGAAGCGGGAGGATTTGAGCCCTTCCTCCCGAAACCTCCTCCAGGTCTGCGGGGGAAAGTGGCTCCAAACCCCGCGGAACACGACGCGAGCCGCCGTCAGACGGAGCTCCAGCCGAGGCACGAATGTGGAGAAGCAGCAAAGTAAAGAAATATAACTTTAACGAGTTTTAACGAGTTTGAAACGAGGCTCCAGCTGCGGAGGAGCTACGGTCACTTAGCTGCTAACTAGGTCAACAATACCCAGCCATGAGCCGGGAGATCTGCTGCTTCACCCGGGTTAACGAGTCTAACACGAGTCTGGGTCCTTTACTGAGAGTGGAGACACTTTACTGAGAGTATAGATACTTTACTGAGGGTTTATATACTTTACTGCGAGTATAGATACTTTACTGAGAGTATAGATACTTTACTGAGGGTTTAGATACGTTACTGAGAGTATAGATACTTTACTGAGAGTATAGATACTTTACTGAGAGTATAGATACTTCTCTCAgggtataaatactttaaacagaTGACCTGAAGTTAAACTGAAGCTGGACTCGGATCCCTTTCTCCTTCAGGACTCAAACACatagaaacaaacagcagagaatCGAACATGGCAGAGAAAGGttttaaactgcagcagttttTGCTCAGCTGCAGAGAACCAGGATCCAGGATCATGAGAACCAGGATCCTCAGAACCAGGATCCTCAGAACCAGGACCATGAGAACCAGGACCATGAGAACCAGACGCGACGTGTTGTTCTTACCTCGTCTCTGAAGAATGAATGAGCGCATCAGCTGTGGCGCCGGCGCCAATCCTTATATCCGCGTCCTCCACTGCGCATGCGCGTTCCCGGTTCACAGGAACGCGCTAAACGTTTAAATTGGACGTGAGATTTCCAGTAGCGCCAAAGACCGGAGCGTCGAACCGGAGCCGGTGCCGCAGGTTCCCGGGGAAGCGGCTCGTTAGCGGCGTCACACGGAGAACTACCGGAGCTTTGCTCCTCACGTTCACTTCTAACGGGCACCGAGTCACCGGGAGCTCTATCACGGAAACGACGCGTCCCGTCTGTTCCGGTTGAAGTTTGACGGCGCGGCCGAAGCGCAGGAATCAACCGGGAGCGAAAAGTCTTCGTGATGTTTTTACAGAACGACGCTTTTACCGATTATTTTACGCGGCAGCAGAACAGCTTCCGCATCCGAGCCCCGCCTGTGGGAGGGGCCTCCGTGACGTCCGACCAATGAGACAGCGAGCAGCGGCCACCGCGTGCTAAACTCCTGGATGTAAACAGAAGGAGCACGTGGGtcagctgtcaaataaatacacacgATGTAATCGAGgaaaagtaccacattaacttttgtACTTGATATAAGTAACTTAgtatttgactttaaatatacttaaagtattaaatctttaaaaagagAGTGTGTGGAGATATTCTGTCTCCTCAGTTAAAACCAGTTCATCACAAACCAGAAGACACTGTCCTCAGGTTATTCATCTATGAAGCTGTTTGTTAAAACCTACAAATCCCCTGAGATCTCTTCTCCCAGTTAAAACCAGTTCATACAGAACCAGATCCAGTTACTTCTTCACTTCCTCACGTGCACCACTATCAAAGAACTGGTCCATTTACAGTTCTGAACAGAATCATTGACAAACTTCAGTCTTGTGTTTCCCTTGGAGATTTTAAATCTTTACTCTgtcatgttttttatgaatCTTTTcgactgtgttgttttgttgttgctcgTGTTTATTAGTTTGTTACTGATGGTGAATGTTTCTGTTGGAGAAGAGATCTTGATCTCAATGTGACtcattaaataaagattaaataaataaattgaaaagtaaaagtacttgtcGAGTGCATCCGTCTACTCAGTCCTGTATATTGTGTTTGAtaggaaaataataaagacCTCTGAAGATGATGACACCGAAAACACATTGTCACATACAGATATTTGATCATATGTGtaggagtaaaagtgaaaagcttAAATCTACTTAAAGTTCAGATACACTAAAACATCTGACCactgtatttaattaaaatataatttaagttTAATAAGACACTAAAAAAAACCACTGGCTGTTTATatgctgtgtttatataaagaCAATATACAAGACTTTATAATACTCAAAAGTTaaattttgaaattgttttcttaattcCATTGAGCATGTTGGTCGTCTACATAaatcatgtgtgtctgtgtctgtgtgtgtgtgtgtgtgtgtttgccctgAATCATAAACAAATTATTAATCATTACAATTATTTGGACAGATAATGAGTCACTATTTTAGTGaatattgtttcattttaaatgcacgAAAATATAAAAGGTGCTGCTGATTAACCCTGTGAAAGAGGAATCTGACAGGAATCAGAGACAGGAGAGCTgtgtatgaaaacatttattatgggCTAATAAGAGATCACATGTGTTAACTATTACAGTTCAAAAACAGATGACCCCGCTCTTCAATTagcattcttttttttgtttctgacaTCAGAGAATCCATCATTCATACATCAAAAAAAAGGAGAACAGATATGTAGATAAATAAAACGTTAACCTAAAATTCctaaaccttttttttgtttttggcaaAGTGCTGTATTATTCCAGTAaactacacaaaaaaaaagcaaaacaattgTCTAACActgggtgaaaaaaaaatgccacaaaatattcttcacacttttctttaaataaacgagaggagaaaggaggttTTGCTACATCATCGGTCTGGTTTGTTGAGTCATTATAAAAGACGTACACTGGGCGAAcgagcttcccccccccccgagtggTGCATAGTTGGTTTCTgacgtctgtttgtgtgtctgtatataaaaaaaagagagttcAAGTTCTTCATTGATGCATTGTCATTACAACATTTCAACCTGGAAGGCACATGATCCACAAAGTTCAAGGcatcaaacaaaaagaaaaacatcacaaatcCCTGTTAGTTTGATGATGGCGAGAACAGAAACTACAAGTCAAATCTTAAAGGCTCCCGACAGATCGCTGTCTCCTCCGATCCCTTCTGTCGTAAAGTTTGTctgtttcaaaaacaacagaaacacaaaatgacatcGTCCATGATTGCAAAGCTCGATAACAGAGGGAGACATTCgagaaaagaaaagctccaACACACCAGAGAAAGAACCACTCCACTATCGTTACGATTATTTACAGCGAACCATACAGACGCCTAACAAGCGCGTGTTAGTGCTTTGTTATTAACGCTACCGTCCCATCAGCCGAGGTCGGCCGCCAGATTCAGACATTCAGCTGCCACACTGCAAAAACGTCTCCGTCACGAGAAACTGGATCTTAACTGATCCCAAAATCACACAGCACAGGGAAGTGGATCAATTCCCCAAAGTCCAACatcaacatttagttttttctctcatgtttgaGACGACACGAGAGATGACAGGTCGGATTCAAGAGCACCAACGATGTGAGACTCAGTCCATTACTTCCACAAATGATTCAAAATAAGTGttgaataatgtatttgtgtttgtagttTGACAGGAAGTCGTTATTATGACATAAGTCAAACtttttgaatgtgtctgaatCAGTGTCTCATTATTTGTCTCTCGACGTGTTCATGTTCAGTGTGGTCGTTCCTAACGGTCCCTCTGTCCAGCTGCAGTGTGGCCACTCGGCCCGGGCTCCACTTTCCCTACAGCGGACACTCAAACCGCTCCGCCACTGATTCAGAGCCACGAGACCAAGAGCTGTTAACAATTACAAGATAAACAActaaagaacaaaaacacaaaagaacatCAGTATGATCAACTAGtgaaaggttaaaggtcactgcTACTTTttggtttaaatattttaacagtttatgAAAATGTAACTAAGTTATAATGgaaaatagaacaaataaaaagcattaaaatacatttctaaaacTATGTTATAGGTACACTTGAGCaatctatatatctatagatatataaagacaaacacGTTTCTCTCCATCTCGATGGATTTCCAACTGAGCATCAAGCGTCACCTTCACAGTCCTGGGACCAGGATTCGTTTCCGAGACACCAAATTAAAAGTCAAAACTTCCGCGAGGGGAAAAGTGTGAGCACACAAAAAAGATCAGCTGTCAAGTAAATCTGCATTTTCCTTAAGTGTAAGTGATTGGTTGTGACCCTGAGAAGTGAACTGCAGATTCATTTAAGAGCAAAAGAACTAATcatctttttccattttctttttcagccgTCATGACACTGACACAACTCTACAACCATGCAACACATGAACGTAAccaaacacacatggacacatacAAACCAACTTCATACTGATATgtaatctgtttttttcttttcaaaaaatattttggaagtttttttaaatacattttttttatatttctattcatCTGAAAGCTACCGTTAAAACAAGGCGTTTAGTGATATTTAACCCAGTAAATTTTAccgtcttttttttcttctatcaAAAAGATATTGTGAAAACTACTGAATTACAAAGTCAGAGGCAGGTTCGAGCGGCGCCGCAGGACGAGAGGAAGCGTTCAGGGCGACGCTGCAGGATCCACACGAGGCAAACGAATCAGGGActtcaaaagaaaaatctccACAAAAGATCGAAAACTTTGAGAAACACTGTGGTGACgagttttacatttattacGTCACGAGATGACGATGATTCAGTCAGGCTCCGGGAGGGACGGCGTCTCTCTACACACGACAGAACACGGACAGTAAAGGTTAGAACGCAGCAGGTTCACGCCCGGTCCACTTCAGTTCCGTATTTAAACAAGCAGTGATTCACTAAATGTTTGCTGCAGGTCGGACTGAAAGCAAAACATGAAGCAAAACAGCTAAACAGGTTTTCAAGAAGAGGCACTGAAAGTTGTCAGAAGGCTGTTTTTTCCCGTTttctaatatttgttttttctctaaatTAAAGAATATTATGTGATAACGATTCATCTCCAGTtccaggatgaaaaagtgggCGTTTACTTTCATGCTCGACTGGATGAGatgacaggaacaggaagtgtccCAGTGTCCAGACTATTTGAGGAGACTTTCcctttaaagttgtgttttagCCTCTTTTCACTGACTTTAACCCGAGCGCTGTGTTCAACGTGTCGACACTAGAAACCTTTTGGGCAACTCTTCTGGAGGCCTGCCCCCCCCGCGCTGATTAAAGGGCACAGGTTCAGGTGATGCCGGGTCTGAAACCTCAAGTTGCCCAGAGAGATGCCCGACGGAGCCTCGCTGGATTTACCCTCCGCCGCGCTGTGAACCTGCCGCTGAGTAAAGTGACCCACAGCATCGACTCTACACATTAAATTGTCCTTAAAGaacaaggaggagaaggagaagacgaagaggaggaggaggaggaggacgtccCCGTGACAACGCCCACTCATTGTGATTGGCCACAAAGAATGTGAGGTGGGAACACATGACCCTTTCTTTCACAGGATGGacggatgaagaggaggaggatgaggagcaggaggtgctACATTAATTGATAAAAAGAGGAGACATCACCAGCCAGTTTCCCTTTTTCACCGTCCAATCAGATTCTGGAACAGATGTGTGTAAGTGAGGGCTGATGATTCGCTGCTGGTGAGATGTGTGTGGGTTGAGTTTCCACACTGCTGAAAGgctggaggaggatgatgatgatggggatGGGGATGAAGGTCGCCCTGGCCTCAGAAGTTGAGGTGTCTCTGGCACGGCTGGTGCAGGTGCATGGAGCTGGTCTTGGGGGGGCGCAGCAGGTTGAGGCGTCGCAGGGCGTTGCGGGACAGCAGCTGGGTGCGTTGGGTGGCGCCGCCCGAACGCTGCTGCACGAGGCCGGAGCGGGCGGAGAGCGCTGCGGCGTAGCACGCGGAGTGGAGGCTGGAGCGACGCGGGACAATCGCCACCTCTggcctgcagggggcgacaCAAGGAGCAAGATTAGCTAAATGACAGATTGTTgatataattttaaatattctaGCTCGAGTTTAAAACCATTAAATTACCTTTATTAGCATAACActttcaaacaaacatattttggtATTTAAGCTTCGTCACAGAGTcaaatcaacaacaaacattATAATAGGGATTCAGCCGACAGAGGCTGTAAACATATAGAGCTCCAGCAGATGGCGCCAGTTTGTtcctctttatatatatatatatatatatatatatatatatatatatatatataattggcCAAAAAGAGCCTTTAAAAGACATTTCTATCTACATTCATGTTTGAACAtatgaaaacatatattttacagaaaattaGCATTTATGTTgagattttagatttaaaaatatgtttattttcctaattcaagttctatatatttggttgtgtttgtgttttctttaataatttagTTTAACTTCTCAGAAATAATTTCTCTACATTATATGAAATTCTTTTCTCCCTGATATTTGCATCAGCCCCCATAAATCTGATCTATACTCTAAACCTCAGCTCCCAGGACTTTACCTGTGGCGGGGGCCGTCCAGCGTGCGTCTCGCCTTCTCCTTCCCACCTGAGGCGGTCGGGGTCGCGGGCATGTTGCCGGACAAAAAGTCCAGCTCCCGGTCCAGTGAGCGCGGCAGGGGGTCGATGGTCAGTCGGGGGGGGCTGTGGTGGGTGTAGACGGACATGCTGGGGTGTTCGATCAGCAGGTTCTCCAGAGGGCTGGTCTCCAGGAGGACGGGCTGGCTCCTGCGGCCGGTGAAGCAGGGCGGGGGGGTGACAAACCAACTCTCCTCCAGAGAGCAGGCGTCCAGGCGCTGGAAGCCGCCCTCTTCTTCGTCCccgtcctcttcatcctcctcggCTCCGCCATCCGGGTCAGTGTCGGTCGTGGAGTTGAGGGAGGTGCAGGAGGCGTAGCGAATGGGGGGGCTGGCCATCGGAGAGGGAATCATCACCAgatcgtcttcctcctcctcctcctcctcctcttcacgaGCACCAGAGGATCCAGAGAGGCCGTCAGCACGCTGAGCGGAGCAggcttcagctgcagagagagacagggttTCACTAATAACATCTATCACATCAGACCAGTCACATGAGGGAGTTTTAGAGTTTGTTCAAATGGTTAAATCTGTAACTGAAAGTAAGTTCCATGTGAATCTTCTCTGCGTTGATtagaaaacactgaataaagcagcttcatgtcaaaaatctgtgtttgtccGACGCAGCTCGTCTCTGAGGAGTCGactaaaatccttcatctgcTTTAGGGTTAAAAACCACAAAGATCTAAAGAATCAATCAAATTAGTTTATTATTAGTTATGAGTTCTTTCATTAGATAGAACACAGATCTGGTGGATTTAAGACATTTATGAGGACAACTTCCAGATTGGACATTTGAATTCTCACTTTAAAAACCCGAAGTAACGTCTGCATCCTGCCAGCAGGGGGCACAGTGGCCTCCCGGCGCAGCAGGGCTCATGGAAACGGGGCTCAGCATCACATGACCCAGTGAAGTCACGCTTCTGTTTGTGTACATGCTGAACCCGGCTCACCAGACACAGCATCTGGATCTGTGCACGagacttttctcttttcaacacATCAGTCATCAGAGTGAACCAACGTGCTGCACTGCAACACTTCCAACATCCCAGGACTCGACTTCAGAGTCCGATGAGTCACTGAGACACAGGAAGTTAAGAAGgtgaagaggaaacatgagCTAAAAATATCGTCCGAGCAGACGTCTGCGTTTGATGCCAGCTCTGTTTAAGGACCTGATATTTTCTCCTGCAGTCAAATGAACGTCTGacactaaataaagatggacgacacggcTGCTCCCCAAAGtgaaccccctcctcctccatgttagcagacgggacatggaccgaaCTAAGAAATctaagtagacgttaaataaatgtttgtcaaagatgtttctgtcatttcaggccGTTCTGatcccactgatgtttgttcaagtgtttctgctcagtttgggtttaattaattatttggtaccatctactaacatggaggaggtttatggtccatactgcagtcagccaccaggggacgtCCCAGATGATTTGGGTTCACTTTTAGAAGCTGTCACgtcttgatttctcagagaatcgttcatgaatcttgatgaaacgACGTGTTTGGAGGACTGATGTCCACGAGTGGGAGTCGCTGCAGCTGGATCAGGATTCAGGGACAGGCGGGCCTCGGCGGAGGTCGACTTTCTGCAAAGCTTTCACGTTGAAACAAACCACGACAGGTGAAGTGTTTTGAGTCGGATGCAGAAGCTGGAACTCGACACTGAGCTCaggtgtggagctgcagctcgtTGCCCGTACATGTCCACAGCGGGAAACCACCGGGAGCTTTTTATacctcctctggctcctctggCGCTTTGTTTGACTTGTTTACAGGGTGACCACGATAAACTGCCTCGCCTCGCGCCCCCCCTCCCACATCCCAGCCTGAAGTGGGCCGTGGGCCATCCGCCGCCCCCCCGACATATTAACACATCTGTGGAATCTGAGACGGGTCAAGTCAAGACCACTGACGGGTGAACAGGGGTTCAAACCTAAACTGTGCCAACATTCACTCAGAGCCACATGGCAGTGACTGCAGTgtgtcatgtttctgtgtgttactgtatgatactgtgtgtgttactgtatgttactgtgtgtgttataaTGTGTGTTactatattcatttttaaacatttctttgcACGTTGCTCCACAAGCTTCAGGATCCTGTTGTTCTTCCACTGAAGTAAATCATGTGGACTTttgcctcctctgctctgcaccAGCTTTCACATGAAGCTGAGGTGGAGTTTCGATTTGTGTtacagggagaaaacacacacacacacacacacacattacaccatcagggacacacacacacacacacacacacacacacgaggttTATGTCTATGTTAATAACAAACTGCTAATAGCTGCGGTCAGTGAGTGTGTCGCCCGTCGTCTGCACACCAACACGCGAGCTGGATTATAACCGTCAGCTTGTGTGTTTACTCTTTtactcactgtgtgttttgaggGAGGATATTATTGGATGTTATTTGAggtgaagtgaaaacataaaatcaaacCACGCTGATCTGCAGGATTTTACTCAGCTGCTCACACTCAGTTACCACTGGTCTGTTAACTGGGAGAGAAGCAGATGGAAATGAACCCGTGTGATTTCAAAGTGGAGCGTGAACTCGTCCTCAGATCAGTCAGACAAGAATGTGACAAGATTATTTCTTGCTCTGAAAACAAAGAGGCATCGATGTAGAGATTCTCCATCACATCCTCAGACACTCACCCAGGTAGTTGACCAGGAtccagtcctcctcctcctcttcctcctctttgctgTCTCCAGGTTCGCTGCTTCGGCTCAGCTCCTCGTCCCCGAACAGAGCGCTGGTGAACCTCTGAAACATCCCGCCTGGACGTCCTGCAGGGGCgagaggatgagggagggaTTGGGGGGGGGCACGCGGCACGGGGCGATGGCGGGGAGGCGAGGCGGGCACTTTGGTCATCAGCTGCG encodes the following:
- the tp53inp1 gene encoding tumor protein p53-inducible nuclear protein 1, whose protein sequence is MTKVPASPPRHRPVPRAPPQSLPHPLAPAGRPGGMFQRFTSALFGDEELSRSSEPGDSKEEEEEEEDWILVNYLAEACSAQRADGLSGSSGAREEEEEEEEEDDLVMIPSPMASPPIRYASCTSLNSTTDTDPDGGAEEDEEDGDEEEGGFQRLDACSLEESWFVTPPPCFTGRRSQPVLLETSPLENLLIEHPSMSVYTHHSPPRLTIDPLPRSLDRELDFLSGNMPATPTASGGKEKARRTLDGPRHRPEVAIVPRRSSLHSACYAAALSARSGLVQQRSGGATQRTQLLSRNALRRLNLLRPPKTSSMHLHQPCQRHLNF